A stretch of Triticum aestivum cultivar Chinese Spring chromosome 1D, IWGSC CS RefSeq v2.1, whole genome shotgun sequence DNA encodes these proteins:
- the LOC123173272 gene encoding profilin-2, with product MSWQTYVDEHLMCDIEGHHLASAAILGHDGTVWAQSADFPQFAPAEITAIMKDFDEPGHLAPTGMFVAGAKYMVIQGEPGAVIRGKKGAGGITIKKTGQALVVGAYEEPMTPGQCNMVVERLGDYLVEQGM from the exons ATGTCGTGGCAGACGTACGTCGACGAGCACCTGATGTGCGACATCGAGGGCCACCACCTCGCCTCCGCGGCCATCCTCGGCCACGACGGCACCGTCTGGGCCCAGAGCGCCGACTTCCCCCAG TTCGCGCCCGCCGAGATCACTGCCATCATGAAGGACTTCGACGAGCCGGGGCACCTCGCCCCCACCGGCATGTTCGTTGCAGGTGCCAAGTACATGGTCATCCAGGGTGAACCTGGCGCTGTCATCCGTGGCAAGAAG GGAGCAGGAGGCATCACCATCAAGAAGACCGGGCAGGCGCTGGTGGTTGGCGCCTACGAGGAGCCCATGACCCCTGGGCAGTGCAACATGGTGGTGGAGAGGCTCGGCGACTACCTCGTTGAACAAGGCATGTAG